The segment GCTAAAGATGTATACTATATTCCGATATACATGAAAAAAAATCGCCCTGGTGTCATGTTACAATTATTATGTAACGAGCAGCAATTACCCCTCTTAAAAGAAATTTTATTTACCCAAACCACAACCTTAGGTGTACGTTACTATCCATTAACTGTTCATAGGCTTGAACGACAATTTTCAAAGGTGGAAAGTCCATGGGGAGACATTACGATTAAAACTGGGGTTCACGAAGGAGCAGTTGTACAAACATCACCTGAATTTGATGATTGTAAAAAAATTGCAGACCAGTTTAATATTCCAATCAA is part of the Bacillus sp. Marseille-P3661 genome and harbors:
- the larC gene encoding nickel insertion protein; the protein is MKKKEQNLTEHLDSSMFKVEVNLDDISGEWLGYVLDLLLENGAKDVYYIPIYMKKNRPGVMLQLLCNEQQLPLLKEILFTQTTTLGVRYYPLTVHRLERQFSKVESPWGDITIKTGVHEGAVVQTSPEFDDCKKIADQFNIPIKQVYQYVWSKLEN